AGCCGGGTTGGGTCTGAGTGACTGTTTCAGATGTGGGTCTTGGTAGGGCATGCTGCTGAGGTGGCTGGCGATCGTGAGGCGTATCCCTCTGACCTCAGCGATGCGGAGTGGGAGCTCATCGAGCCGCTGCTACCCAAGCAGGGCCGGATGGGTAGACCGCGCCAAGACCTG
The DNA window shown above is from Kineococcus rhizosphaerae and carries:
- a CDS encoding transposase; translated protein: MWVLVGHAAEVAGDREAYPSDLSDAEWELIEPLLPKQGRMGRPRQDL